Proteins co-encoded in one Doryrhamphus excisus isolate RoL2022-K1 unplaced genomic scaffold, RoL_Dexc_1.0 HiC_scaffold_28, whole genome shotgun sequence genomic window:
- the LOC131119623 gene encoding uncharacterized protein LOC131119623, producing the protein MHSVRSIVETNKQHFDSDGDELDSIQRSIDHSGVAEDAWCLLCPEQELERLQCEEERRKKQQLVEEEAEVIPDLANENRTALNLQKQKSMSRNDGLALIRSLNNTQMDIFYKIRQWCLDKVGGRKPEPLHLFITGGAGTGKSHLIKAIQYEATRLLSTMCRQPDNISVCLAAPTGIAAYNLNATTIHSTLSIGKDTRLPYTPLGEETVNSLRAKFADLQILIIDEISMVDHKLLTYIHGRLRQIKQTGDYAAFGNVSIIAVGDFYQLPPVKGKPLYVEDATFNLWTNLFSVVELTTIVRQKDNQFAALLNRLRKHPKGAALLETDIELLKQRETGEVSSALHVFPTNQQVNEYNLKSAFQDLSGVHNNKSSGLQPKQKIR; encoded by the coding sequence ATGCATTCTGTTCGATCCATAgtggaaacaaataaacaacatttcgaCAGCGACGGGGATGAACTGGACAGCATCCAAAGATCTATTGATCACAGCGGTGTTGCTGAGGATGCGTGGTGTCTGCTGTGTCCAGAGCAAGAATTGGAAAGGCTACAATGCGAAGAAGAACGCCGGAAAAAACAACAGTTGGTCGAAGAAGAGGCAGAAGTAatacctgacttggcaaatgaaaatagaaccgctctaaacttacaaaagcaaaagtcaatgagtcgaaatgatggcttggcattgatccgctccctaaataatactcaaatggacattttttacaaaattagacagtggtgccttgataaagtaggtgggagaaaacccgagcctttacacttattcatcacaggtggtgccgggacaggaaaaagccacctaattaaagccatccaatatgaggctaccaggttgttgtcaacaatgtgtcGGCAACCGGACAATATTTCTGTCTGTCTAGCTGCACCAACAGGGATTGCTGCTTACAATTTGAATGCCACAACCATCCACAGCACATTGAGCATCGGCAAGGATACCCGTTTGCCTTACACACCACTGGGTGAGGAAACGGTGAATTCCTTGCGTGCCAAGTTCGCGGACCTCCAAATTTTGATTATCGATGAAATATCGATGGttgatcacaagttgttgacgTACATTCATGGTAGGCTCCGACAAATTAAGCAAACCGGTGACTATGCTGCATTTGGCAACGTCAGCATCATCGCCGTCGGTGATTTTTACCAGTTACCGCCAGTCAAAGGAAAGCCTCTTTATGTCGAAGACGCCACTTTCAACTTGTGGACAAATCTTTTCAGTGTTGTCGAACTGACAACGATAGTCCGGCAAAAAGATAATCAGTTTGCAGCCTTGCTAAATAGACTCCGCAAACATCCAAAAGGCGCGGCGTTGTTGGAAACAGACATAGAACTTCTGAAACAGCGCGAAACGGGTGAGGTCAGCTCCGCGTTACATGTGTTTCCAACCAATCAACAAGTAAACGAGTACAACCTAAAATCAGCTTTTCAGGATCTGTCCGGAGTACACAATAATAAAAGCTCAGGATtacagccaaaacaaaaaatccggtaa